The Streptomyces sp. NBC_00162 genome window below encodes:
- a CDS encoding roadblock/LC7 domain-containing protein, with the protein MTAPQTGNDTRGRGSGPLNWLLDELVDKVGSIRKAVVLSGDGLPTGSSKDLTREDSEHLAAVASGFHSLAKGVGRHFDSGRVRQTVVELDEAFLFVMAAGDGSCLAVLADADSDVGQVAYEMTLMVKRVGDHLATAPRTGLPAGG; encoded by the coding sequence ATGACCGCACCGCAGACCGGCAACGACACCAGGGGCCGCGGCTCCGGCCCGCTCAACTGGCTCCTCGACGAGCTCGTCGACAAGGTCGGTTCCATCCGCAAGGCGGTGGTCCTCTCGGGCGACGGCCTGCCCACCGGCAGCTCCAAGGACCTGACCCGCGAGGACAGCGAGCACCTGGCGGCGGTCGCCTCCGGCTTCCACAGCCTGGCCAAGGGAGTCGGCCGGCACTTCGACTCCGGCCGGGTCCGCCAGACCGTCGTCGAGCTCGACGAGGCCTTCCTGTTCGTCATGGCCGCCGGTGACGGCAGCTGCCTGGCCGTGCTCGCCGACGCCGACTCCGACGTCGGCCAGGTCGCCTACGAGATGACCCTGATGGTCAAGCGGGTGGGCGACCACCTGGCCACCGCCCCGCGCACCGGGCTGCCAGCCGGAGGGTGA
- a CDS encoding DUF742 domain-containing protein, which yields MSDPGQDHPATTPAGDPAPAPDHAHWFDDDAGPVVRPYAMTRGRTSHAGQHRLDLIALVVAEPAADDPVWDMTLSPEHAHILGMCRDRPQSVAELAADLDLAVGVVRVLIGDLADDELVHVTRPVPPAELPDESILREVIDGLRAL from the coding sequence ATGAGCGATCCAGGCCAGGACCACCCCGCCACCACCCCGGCCGGAGACCCCGCCCCCGCCCCGGACCACGCGCACTGGTTCGACGACGACGCGGGTCCGGTCGTCCGCCCGTACGCGATGACCCGCGGCCGGACCAGCCACGCGGGCCAGCACCGACTGGACCTGATCGCGCTCGTCGTCGCCGAACCGGCGGCCGACGATCCGGTCTGGGACATGACCCTGTCGCCGGAGCACGCCCACATCCTGGGGATGTGCCGGGACCGGCCGCAGTCGGTCGCCGAACTCGCGGCGGACCTCGACCTCGCGGTCGGCGTCGTACGCGTCCTGATCGGGGACCTGGCCGACGACGAACTGGTCCACGTGACCCGGCCGGTACCGCCGGCCGAACTGCCCGATGAATCCATTCTGCGTGAGGTGATCGATGGCCTTCGGGCGCTCTAG
- a CDS encoding GTP-binding protein gives MAFGRSSRTGAMHAVSPVEPLTLKILVAGGFGVGKTTLVSAVSEIKPLRTEELLSEPGVGIDDTGGVEGKSTTTVAMDFGRITLREDLVLYLFGTPGQDRFWFLWDELAQGSLGAVVLADTRRLADCFAAVDYFERREIPFVVAVNCFDGADRHPVVTVREALDLDPGVPVLLCDARDRESVKDVLVGVVEHAMSVARARRRSLTTGT, from the coding sequence ATGGCCTTCGGGCGCTCTAGCCGCACCGGTGCCATGCATGCCGTGTCACCGGTCGAGCCGCTGACCCTGAAGATCCTGGTCGCGGGCGGCTTCGGGGTGGGCAAAACCACCCTGGTCAGTGCGGTAAGCGAGATCAAACCCCTGCGAACCGAGGAACTGCTCTCGGAGCCGGGCGTCGGCATCGACGACACCGGGGGAGTGGAGGGGAAGAGCACCACGACCGTGGCCATGGACTTCGGGCGCATCACGCTGCGCGAGGACCTGGTCCTGTACCTGTTCGGCACGCCCGGACAGGACCGGTTCTGGTTCCTGTGGGACGAGCTGGCCCAGGGCTCGCTCGGCGCGGTGGTCCTCGCGGACACCCGCCGGCTCGCCGACTGCTTCGCCGCCGTCGACTACTTCGAGCGGCGCGAGATCCCGTTCGTCGTCGCGGTCAACTGCTTCGACGGCGCGGACCGGCACCCCGTGGTGACCGTACGGGAGGCCCTCGACCTCGACCCCGGGGTGCCGGTGCTGCTGTGCGACGCGCGGGACCGGGAGTCCGTGAAGGACGTGCTCGTCGGCGTCGTGGAGCACGCGATGTCGGTGGCACGGGCACGGCGCCGGAGCCTGACGACAGGGACCTGA
- a CDS encoding lipid-transfer protein, giving the protein MSADIAVLGAGMHPWGKWGRSFVEYGRTAARAALADAGLDWTDVGSIVGADTVRSGYPGYVAGATFARALGWQGARVTSVYAACASGAQAIGTARAQILAGLADVVLVVGADAAPKGFFAPAGGNRPDDPDWLRFRVLGATNPAYFALYARRRMAVYGDTPEDFAQVKVKNAAAGTLNPNARYRKAVSAEEVAASAVVADPLRLLDICATSDGGAALVLTSMDFARSRGIADPVRIRAVSTVTPTYPRTVLDLPDIATDSAVAVRPAAGSFRASIARAAYEEAGLGPDDLSLAEVYDLSTALELEWYEDIGLCGEGEGAKLVREGATALGGRIPVNTSGGLASFGEAVPAQAIAQVCELTWQLRGTAGERQVPGARAGITANQGLFGHGSAVVAVR; this is encoded by the coding sequence GTGAGCGCCGACATCGCCGTCCTCGGGGCCGGGATGCACCCCTGGGGCAAGTGGGGCCGCAGCTTCGTCGAGTACGGGCGGACCGCCGCCCGGGCCGCGCTGGCGGACGCCGGGCTGGACTGGACGGACGTGGGGTCGATCGTCGGCGCCGACACCGTGCGCTCCGGATATCCGGGCTACGTGGCCGGTGCGACCTTCGCCCGGGCCCTCGGCTGGCAGGGGGCCCGGGTGACCAGCGTGTACGCGGCCTGCGCGTCCGGCGCCCAGGCGATCGGGACGGCCCGGGCGCAGATCCTGGCCGGGCTGGCCGACGTGGTGCTCGTGGTGGGCGCGGACGCGGCGCCCAAGGGGTTCTTCGCCCCGGCGGGAGGCAACCGGCCCGACGATCCGGACTGGCTGCGCTTCCGCGTGCTGGGCGCCACCAACCCGGCGTACTTCGCCCTGTACGCACGCCGCCGGATGGCCGTCTACGGGGACACCCCTGAGGACTTCGCCCAGGTCAAGGTGAAGAACGCGGCGGCCGGGACGCTCAACCCGAACGCCCGCTACCGCAAGGCCGTCTCCGCCGAGGAAGTGGCGGCCTCGGCGGTGGTCGCCGATCCGCTCCGGCTGCTCGACATCTGCGCCACCTCCGACGGGGGCGCGGCGCTGGTACTCACCAGCATGGACTTCGCGCGCTCGCGCGGGATCGCCGACCCGGTTCGGATCCGGGCGGTCTCGACGGTGACCCCCACCTATCCGCGCACGGTGCTGGACCTCCCGGACATCGCCACCGATTCGGCGGTGGCCGTGCGGCCCGCGGCCGGCTCCTTCCGGGCCTCGATCGCGCGCGCCGCCTACGAGGAGGCGGGCCTCGGCCCGGACGACCTCTCGCTCGCCGAGGTGTACGACCTGTCCACCGCCCTGGAGCTGGAGTGGTACGAGGACATCGGCCTCTGCGGGGAGGGCGAGGGCGCGAAGCTCGTACGGGAGGGGGCGACGGCACTCGGCGGGCGCATACCCGTCAACACCAGTGGCGGGCTGGCCTCGTTCGGGGAGGCGGTGCCGGCGCAGGCCATCGCCCAGGTGTGCGAGCTGACCTGGCAGCTGCGCGGTACGGCCGGGGAGCGGCAGGTGCCGGGGGCACGGGCCGGGATCACCGCGAACCAGGGGCTGTTCGGCCACGGGTCGGCCGTGGTCGCGGTGCGCTGA
- a CDS encoding Zn-ribbon domain-containing OB-fold protein, producing MALTRTPVVSGWFTETAADGGFRLLGTRCSACTAVFFPREDAYCRNPQCPGGGELAELPLSPRGRVWSYTDGRYRPPAPYVSDPAAPWEPYTLVAVELEAEGMVVLGQAVPGVGVADLAVGMEVEVVGGVLNEDEEAGTAWTTWQFKPVGGDA from the coding sequence TTGGCACTCACACGTACACCCGTCGTGAGCGGGTGGTTCACCGAAACCGCGGCGGACGGCGGCTTCCGGCTGCTCGGCACCCGGTGCTCGGCCTGCACCGCGGTGTTCTTCCCGCGCGAGGACGCGTACTGCCGCAATCCGCAGTGCCCGGGCGGCGGGGAGCTCGCCGAGCTGCCGCTGTCCCCGCGCGGGCGGGTCTGGTCCTACACCGACGGGCGCTACCGGCCGCCCGCGCCGTACGTGTCCGACCCGGCCGCGCCCTGGGAGCCGTACACGCTGGTCGCGGTGGAGCTGGAGGCCGAGGGGATGGTGGTGCTGGGGCAGGCGGTGCCCGGGGTGGGTGTCGCCGACCTGGCGGTCGGGATGGAGGTCGAGGTGGTGGGCGGCGTGCTGAACGAGGACGAGGAGGCCGGGACCGCCTGGACCACCTGGCAGTTCAAGCCGGTGGGAGGGGACGCGTGA
- a CDS encoding Mpo1-like protein, whose amino-acid sequence MTFSSYEEFWPYYVAMHSRAATRWVHLTGTLTGLAVTAYGLARGRKRYLAALPLIGYGTAWPAHFLIEKNNPATFGHPGWSLRGDAQMIRMMLAGRDAELAEIAEKWLAENR is encoded by the coding sequence ATGACTTTCAGTTCGTACGAGGAGTTCTGGCCGTATTACGTCGCCATGCACTCCCGCGCCGCCACCCGCTGGGTCCATCTCACCGGGACCCTCACCGGCCTCGCCGTGACCGCCTACGGGCTGGCGCGCGGCCGCAAGCGCTACCTCGCCGCGCTCCCGCTCATCGGGTACGGGACCGCGTGGCCGGCGCACTTCCTCATCGAGAAGAACAACCCGGCCACCTTCGGCCATCCGGGGTGGTCGCTGCGCGGGGACGCGCAGATGATCCGGATGATGCTGGCCGGGCGGGACGCGGAGCTGGCCGAGATCGCGGAGAAGTGGCTCGCCGAGAACCGGTGA
- a CDS encoding NUDIX domain-containing protein, whose amino-acid sequence MTAQIRDSHCSTCGAPYATTTWPRTCTSCGATAYRNPLPVAVTLLPVEDADGTGLVVITRTIEPALGGIALPGGFIDFGEDWRDAVVRELREETGITAPASEVALADALSSPAGHLLLFGLLPLRPAATLPASAPTDETTGWHILRTPTDLAFPLHTQAAAAWFAGKYKA is encoded by the coding sequence ATGACGGCACAGATCAGGGACTCGCACTGCTCCACCTGCGGAGCGCCCTACGCCACCACCACCTGGCCCCGCACCTGCACCTCGTGCGGCGCCACCGCCTACCGCAACCCGCTCCCGGTGGCCGTCACCCTCCTCCCCGTCGAGGACGCGGACGGCACCGGCCTCGTGGTCATCACCCGCACCATCGAACCGGCCCTCGGCGGCATCGCCCTGCCCGGCGGCTTCATCGACTTCGGCGAGGACTGGCGCGACGCGGTCGTCCGCGAACTCCGCGAGGAGACCGGCATCACCGCCCCCGCCTCGGAGGTCGCCCTCGCCGACGCCCTCAGCTCCCCGGCCGGCCACCTCCTCCTCTTCGGGCTCCTCCCGCTCCGCCCGGCCGCCACCCTCCCCGCCTCGGCACCGACGGACGAAACCACGGGCTGGCACATCCTGCGCACCCCGACCGACCTGGCCTTCCCCCTCCACACCCAGGCAGCGGCCGCCTGGTTCGCAGGCAAGTACAAGGCCTAA
- a CDS encoding glycoside hydrolase family 31 protein — translation MNGRDLVRAVKDIGTERGRRAWLSAWRHRRADAVGLPRRGAERARVPGLLTGTEPRPGGGVLRFARSELLVRVTAGGAVFWGWDGAGPMPSYAVVGAGPEPDPRASLEPDTGGGWRVVSERVTVAVSRHGAVEVRTPGGTVLRRELPPRWWEPVSGGEGAEEAGSGGGPRWLQRSEVAADARFFGLGGRAAGPRLRDGVYRLWNTDPRGGFGPGDDPLYVTMPVQMVVADAGTHLVFHDNSWDGRVVLREGEEGAGSGVDRPGLSELRMEGGPLRCWVLVGTPARVLQGWSGLTGGAAVPPEWALGYQHARWGFGSAEEVRRVVGGYAERGFPLSAVHLDIDHYDGHRVFTVDRGRFPDLPGLARELGEQGVRLVSIVDPAVKAGDPVHAAGRAVGAEGAFVRDAEGAEVRGEVWPGECAYPDFTDPAVREWWGGLYEERLAQGFAGFWHDMNEPVSFTPFGDMTLPRSARHSMDGAGGDHRAGHNVYALGMARAGWEGLVRLRPAERPFLFSRSGWAGMQRYGGTWSGDVETGWDGLRASLALVLGLGLCGVPYSGPDVGGFGGSPSPELYLRWLQLGAYLPLFRTHSAIWAGRREPWEFGAEVEEHARAVMAERERLRPYFVTLAHLARRTGAPYVRPLWWGTPEERRLRDCEDAFLLGDALLVAPVLECGADRRAVRLPRGRWYDTATGAAYEGPGQILLDAPPGRIPVLARAGAVLPVRSAGGGDVELEVWAPARGRTGGGVVIRDPGPGFEAGTVERYTVRWAGDAVVVETEAGTAVEGVVVRGLQSPDRA, via the coding sequence ATGAACGGTCGTGATCTGGTGCGTGCGGTGAAGGACATCGGTACGGAGCGCGGACGGCGCGCCTGGCTCTCGGCGTGGCGCCACCGGCGCGCGGACGCGGTGGGGCTCCCGCGCCGGGGCGCGGAGCGGGCGCGGGTGCCGGGGCTGCTGACCGGTACGGAGCCGCGGCCGGGCGGGGGCGTGCTGCGGTTCGCGCGCTCGGAGCTGCTGGTACGGGTCACCGCGGGCGGCGCGGTGTTCTGGGGGTGGGACGGGGCCGGGCCGATGCCGTCGTACGCGGTGGTGGGCGCGGGACCGGAGCCGGATCCGCGGGCCTCGCTGGAGCCGGACACGGGGGGCGGCTGGCGGGTGGTGTCGGAGCGGGTGACGGTGGCGGTGTCCCGGCATGGGGCGGTGGAGGTGCGCACCCCGGGCGGGACGGTGCTGCGGCGGGAGCTGCCGCCGCGCTGGTGGGAGCCGGTGTCCGGCGGCGAGGGGGCCGAGGAGGCCGGGTCGGGCGGTGGGCCGCGGTGGCTGCAGCGGAGCGAAGTGGCGGCGGACGCGCGGTTCTTCGGGCTGGGCGGGCGGGCGGCGGGGCCGAGGCTGCGGGACGGGGTGTACCGGCTGTGGAACACGGACCCGAGGGGCGGGTTCGGGCCGGGTGACGATCCGCTGTACGTGACGATGCCGGTGCAGATGGTGGTGGCGGACGCGGGGACGCACCTGGTGTTCCACGACAACTCCTGGGACGGCCGGGTGGTGTTGCGCGAGGGCGAGGAGGGCGCGGGTTCGGGGGTGGACCGCCCGGGGTTGAGCGAACTGCGCATGGAGGGCGGGCCGCTGAGGTGCTGGGTGCTGGTGGGGACGCCGGCGCGGGTGTTGCAGGGCTGGTCGGGGCTGACGGGCGGGGCGGCGGTGCCGCCGGAGTGGGCGCTGGGCTACCAGCACGCGCGGTGGGGTTTCGGGAGCGCTGAGGAGGTGCGCCGGGTGGTCGGGGGCTATGCGGAGCGCGGGTTCCCGCTGTCGGCGGTGCACCTGGACATCGACCACTACGACGGGCACCGGGTGTTCACCGTGGACCGCGGGCGGTTCCCGGATCTGCCGGGGCTGGCACGGGAGTTGGGCGAGCAGGGGGTGCGGCTGGTCTCGATCGTCGATCCGGCGGTGAAGGCGGGCGACCCGGTGCACGCGGCGGGGCGCGCGGTGGGGGCCGAGGGTGCCTTCGTACGGGACGCGGAGGGCGCGGAGGTGCGCGGCGAGGTGTGGCCGGGCGAGTGCGCGTACCCGGACTTCACCGATCCGGCGGTAAGGGAGTGGTGGGGCGGGCTGTACGAGGAGCGGCTCGCGCAGGGCTTCGCGGGCTTCTGGCACGACATGAACGAGCCGGTGTCCTTCACCCCGTTCGGGGACATGACTCTGCCCCGTTCCGCGCGGCACTCGATGGACGGCGCGGGTGGGGACCACCGGGCCGGGCACAACGTGTACGCGCTGGGGATGGCGCGGGCCGGCTGGGAGGGGCTGGTCCGGCTCCGGCCCGCCGAGCGGCCGTTCCTGTTCTCCCGGTCGGGATGGGCGGGGATGCAGAGGTACGGGGGCACGTGGTCGGGGGACGTGGAGACCGGCTGGGACGGGCTGCGGGCCTCGCTGGCGCTGGTGCTGGGGCTCGGACTGTGCGGGGTGCCGTACTCGGGGCCGGACGTCGGAGGCTTCGGCGGGTCGCCCTCCCCCGAGCTGTATCTGCGGTGGCTGCAGCTGGGGGCGTACCTCCCGCTGTTCCGGACGCACTCGGCGATCTGGGCGGGGCGGCGGGAGCCGTGGGAGTTCGGGGCCGAGGTGGAGGAGCATGCCCGCGCGGTGATGGCGGAGCGGGAGCGGCTGCGGCCGTACTTCGTGACGCTGGCGCACCTGGCGCGGCGGACCGGGGCCCCGTACGTACGGCCGCTGTGGTGGGGGACTCCGGAGGAGCGGCGGCTGCGGGACTGCGAGGACGCGTTCCTGCTGGGCGATGCGCTGCTGGTCGCCCCGGTGCTGGAGTGCGGGGCGGACCGGCGGGCGGTGCGGCTGCCGCGGGGGCGGTGGTACGACACCGCGACGGGGGCGGCTTACGAGGGCCCGGGCCAGATCCTGCTGGACGCGCCGCCGGGCCGGATCCCGGTGCTGGCGCGGGCGGGCGCGGTGCTGCCGGTCCGCTCCGCCGGGGGTGGCGATGTGGAGCTGGAGGTCTGGGCTCCGGCGCGGGGCCGCACGGGCGGCGGGGTGGTGATCCGGGACCCGGGTCCGGGCTTCGAGGCGGGCACGGTCGAGCGGTACACCGTGCGGTGGGCCGGGGACGCGGTGGTGGTCGAGACGGAGGCGGGGACCGCGGTGGAGGGTGTGGTGGTGCGGGGGCTCCAATCCCCGGACAGGGCTTAG
- a CDS encoding acetoacetate--CoA ligase: MTSATQPEPLWAPGPDRIAAARITAFQAWAAERFGAPADGGYPALHSWSVDELDTFWQAVAEWFDVRFTTPYTSVLADRSMPGASWFTGATLNYAEHALRAAEDPARADDAALLYVDETHEATPVTWAALRRQVGSLAAELRALGVRPGDRVSGYLPNIPEAVVALLAAAAVGGVWTSCAPDFGARSVLDRFQQVEPVVLFTVDGYRYGGKQHDRRDTVAELRAELPSLRAVVHIPLLGTPAPAGALTWSDLTSADTEPVFEAVPFDHPLWVLYSSGTTGLPKAIVQSQGGILLEHLKQLGLHCDLGPEDRFFWYTSTGWMMWNFLVSGLLTGTTVVLYDGSPGYPDTGAQWRIAERTGATLYGTSAAYVMACRKAEVHPSRDFDLSSVKCVATTGSPLPPDGFRWLHDEVAEDLWIASVSGGTDVCSCFAGAVPTLPVHIGELQAACLGTDLQAWDPSGKAVVGEVGELVVTNPMPSMPVRFWNDPDGSRYRESYFEMFPGIWRHGDWITITDHGSVIIHGRSDSTLNRQGVRMGSADIYEAVERLPEIKESLVIGLEEPNGGYWMPLFVHLAPGATLDDDLRARIKATIREELSPRHVPDEIIEVPGIPHTLTGKRIEVPVKRLLQGAPLAKAVNPGSVDNLDLLHFYEELARTRG; this comes from the coding sequence ATGACCTCAGCCACGCAGCCGGAACCCCTCTGGGCCCCCGGCCCCGACCGGATCGCCGCGGCCCGGATCACCGCCTTCCAGGCCTGGGCGGCCGAGCGCTTCGGAGCCCCGGCCGACGGCGGCTACCCCGCCCTGCACAGCTGGTCCGTCGACGAGCTCGACACCTTCTGGCAGGCCGTCGCCGAGTGGTTCGACGTCCGCTTCACCACCCCGTACACCTCCGTCCTCGCCGACCGCTCCATGCCCGGCGCGAGCTGGTTCACCGGAGCCACCCTCAATTACGCCGAGCACGCCCTGCGCGCCGCCGAGGACCCGGCCCGCGCCGACGACGCCGCCCTGCTGTACGTGGACGAGACCCACGAAGCCACCCCCGTCACCTGGGCCGCGCTCCGCCGCCAGGTCGGCTCCCTCGCCGCAGAGCTGCGCGCCCTCGGCGTACGCCCCGGCGACCGGGTCAGCGGCTACCTCCCCAACATCCCCGAAGCGGTCGTGGCCCTGCTCGCCGCCGCCGCCGTCGGCGGTGTCTGGACCTCCTGCGCCCCCGACTTCGGCGCCCGCAGCGTCCTCGACCGCTTCCAGCAGGTCGAGCCGGTCGTCCTGTTCACCGTGGACGGCTACCGCTACGGCGGCAAGCAGCACGACCGCCGCGACACCGTCGCCGAGCTGCGCGCCGAGCTCCCCTCCCTGCGCGCGGTCGTCCACATCCCGCTCCTCGGTACGCCGGCCCCCGCGGGCGCCCTCACCTGGTCGGACCTGACCTCCGCGGATACCGAGCCCGTCTTCGAGGCGGTCCCCTTCGACCACCCCCTCTGGGTCCTGTACTCCTCCGGTACGACCGGCCTGCCCAAGGCCATCGTCCAGTCCCAGGGCGGCATCCTCCTCGAGCACCTGAAGCAGCTCGGCCTGCACTGCGACCTCGGCCCCGAGGACCGGTTCTTCTGGTACACCTCCACCGGCTGGATGATGTGGAACTTCCTCGTCTCCGGCCTGCTCACCGGCACCACCGTCGTCCTGTACGACGGCAGCCCCGGCTACCCCGACACCGGCGCCCAGTGGCGGATCGCCGAGCGGACCGGGGCCACGCTCTACGGCACCTCCGCCGCGTACGTCATGGCCTGCCGCAAGGCCGAGGTCCACCCCTCCCGCGACTTCGACCTGTCCAGCGTGAAGTGCGTGGCGACCACCGGCTCCCCGCTCCCGCCCGACGGATTCCGCTGGCTCCACGACGAGGTGGCCGAGGACCTCTGGATCGCCTCCGTCAGCGGCGGCACCGACGTGTGCAGCTGCTTCGCCGGAGCCGTCCCCACCCTCCCCGTCCACATCGGCGAGCTCCAGGCCGCCTGCCTCGGTACGGACCTCCAGGCGTGGGACCCGTCCGGCAAGGCCGTCGTCGGCGAGGTCGGCGAGCTCGTCGTCACCAACCCCATGCCGTCCATGCCGGTCCGCTTCTGGAACGACCCGGACGGCAGCCGCTACCGCGAGAGCTACTTCGAGATGTTCCCCGGCATCTGGCGCCACGGGGACTGGATCACGATCACCGACCACGGCTCGGTGATCATCCACGGCCGCTCCGACTCCACCCTGAACCGCCAGGGCGTCCGGATGGGCTCCGCCGACATCTACGAGGCCGTCGAGCGCCTCCCCGAGATCAAGGAATCCCTGGTCATCGGCCTGGAGGAGCCGAACGGCGGCTACTGGATGCCGCTCTTCGTCCACCTCGCCCCCGGCGCCACCCTCGACGACGACCTCCGCGCCCGGATCAAGGCGACGATCCGCGAGGAACTCTCCCCGCGCCACGTCCCCGACGAGATCATCGAGGTCCCGGGCATCCCGCACACCCTCACCGGCAAGCGCATCGAGGTCCCCGTCAAGCGGCTCCTCCAGGGCGCGCCGCTGGCCAAGGCCGTCAATCCGGGCTCCGTCGACAACCTCGACCTCCTCCACTTCTACGAGGAGCTGGCCCGCACCCGCGGCTGA
- the ptsP gene encoding phosphoenolpyruvate--protein phosphotransferase codes for METTLRGVGVSHGVAIGEVRHMGTAVLEPPAKQITAAEAEREQGRARKAVEAVSADLIARGQLAGGEAQHVLEAQAMIATDPELMADVDRRIAVGSTAERGIYDAFASYRDLLAGAGEYMAGRVADLDDVRNRIVARLLGVPMPGVPDSDEPYVLIARDLAPADTALLDPALVLGFVTEEGGPTSHSAILARALGVPAIVALPGAGEIAEGTVIAVDGSTGDLFVEPSDEKRAELEASAAERKAALAASSGPGATSDGHKVPLLANVGGPADVPAAVEAGAEGVGLFRTEFLFLDDSRKAPSEEKQIESYRKVLEAFPEGRVVVRVLDAGADKPLDFLTPADEPNPALGVRGLRSLLDHPDVLRTQLTALAKAAEGLPVYLEVMAPMVADRIDAKAFADACREAGLRAKFGAMVEIPSAALRARSILQEVEFLSLGTNDLAQYAFAADRQVGAVSRLQDPWQPALLDLIAMSAEAAKAEGKSCGVCGEAASDPLLACVLTGLGVTSLSMGAASIPYVRATLAKYTLAQCERAAAAARACDSAEEARVAAQAVLSGE; via the coding sequence ATGGAGACAACGCTGCGAGGCGTCGGCGTGAGCCACGGTGTGGCGATCGGCGAGGTTCGGCACATGGGTACGGCGGTCCTCGAGCCGCCGGCCAAGCAGATCACCGCGGCTGAGGCGGAGCGCGAGCAGGGGCGCGCCCGCAAGGCCGTGGAGGCTGTTTCGGCCGACCTGATCGCGCGCGGCCAGCTGGCCGGTGGCGAGGCTCAGCACGTGCTCGAGGCCCAGGCGATGATCGCCACGGACCCCGAGCTGATGGCGGACGTCGACCGGCGGATCGCTGTCGGCAGCACCGCCGAGCGCGGTATCTACGACGCGTTCGCCTCCTACCGCGACCTGCTCGCGGGGGCCGGTGAGTACATGGCCGGCCGGGTGGCCGACCTGGACGACGTACGGAACCGCATCGTGGCGCGGCTGCTCGGCGTGCCGATGCCGGGTGTGCCGGACAGCGACGAGCCGTACGTACTGATCGCGCGGGACCTCGCTCCCGCCGACACGGCTCTGCTCGACCCCGCGCTCGTCCTCGGCTTCGTCACCGAGGAGGGCGGTCCGACCAGCCACAGCGCGATCCTCGCGCGGGCGCTGGGCGTGCCGGCGATCGTGGCGCTGCCGGGTGCCGGTGAGATCGCCGAGGGCACGGTCATCGCCGTCGACGGCAGCACCGGTGACCTGTTCGTCGAGCCGAGCGACGAGAAGCGGGCCGAGCTGGAGGCCTCGGCGGCCGAGCGGAAGGCCGCGCTGGCCGCGTCGTCCGGTCCGGGTGCGACCTCCGACGGTCACAAGGTGCCGCTGCTGGCCAACGTCGGCGGTCCGGCGGACGTGCCGGCCGCCGTCGAGGCCGGGGCCGAGGGTGTGGGCCTGTTCCGCACCGAGTTCCTGTTCCTGGACGACAGCAGGAAGGCTCCCTCCGAGGAAAAGCAGATCGAGTCCTACCGCAAGGTGCTCGAGGCCTTCCCCGAGGGCCGTGTCGTCGTGCGTGTGCTCGACGCCGGTGCCGACAAGCCGCTGGACTTCCTGACCCCCGCCGACGAGCCGAACCCGGCGCTGGGTGTGCGCGGTCTGCGCTCCCTGCTGGACCACCCGGACGTGCTGCGTACGCAGCTCACCGCGCTGGCCAAGGCCGCCGAGGGGCTGCCGGTCTACCTCGAGGTCATGGCCCCGATGGTGGCGGACCGGATCGACGCCAAGGCTTTCGCGGACGCGTGCCGCGAGGCGGGTCTCCGGGCGAAGTTCGGCGCGATGGTGGAGATCCCGTCCGCCGCGCTGCGGGCGCGCTCGATCCTCCAGGAGGTCGAGTTCCTGTCGCTGGGCACCAATGACCTGGCGCAGTACGCCTTCGCCGCCGACCGCCAGGTCGGTGCGGTCTCGCGGCTCCAGGACCCGTGGCAGCCGGCGCTGCTCGACCTGATCGCCATGTCGGCGGAGGCCGCGAAGGCCGAGGGCAAGAGCTGCGGCGTCTGTGGTGAGGCCGCCTCCGACCCGCTGCTCGCCTGTGTGCTGACGGGTCTGGGTGTCACCTCTCTCTCGATGGGTGCCGCTTCCATTCCCTACGTGCGGGCGACGCTCGCCAAGTACACCCTCGCCCAGTGCGAGCGTGCCGCTGCCGCGGCGCGTGCGTGCGACAGCGCCGAGGAGGCCCGCGTGGCCGCCCAGGCGGTGCTGTCCGGCGAGTAG
- a CDS encoding PTS sugar transporter subunit IIA has product MTSVTSPLAGRAIGLAAVPDPVFSGSMVGPGTAIDPVREPSEAVSPVDGVVVSLHPHAYVVVDGEGHGVLTHLGIDTVQLNGEGFELLVNKGDTVSRGQAVIRWNPQAVEEAGKSPICPIVALEASAESLSDVVESGDVKAEEVLFSWK; this is encoded by the coding sequence ATGACCAGCGTGACGTCCCCACTTGCCGGGCGCGCCATCGGACTCGCGGCAGTGCCCGATCCGGTGTTCTCCGGCTCCATGGTGGGACCGGGCACCGCTATTGATCCCGTGCGCGAGCCCTCGGAGGCGGTGTCCCCCGTTGATGGTGTGGTCGTCTCCCTGCACCCGCACGCGTACGTCGTAGTCGACGGCGAAGGCCACGGTGTGCTCACGCACCTGGGGATCGACACCGTTCAGCTCAACGGCGAGGGCTTCGAGCTGCTCGTCAACAAGGGCGACACCGTGAGCCGCGGCCAGGCCGTCATCCGTTGGAACCCGCAGGCCGTCGAAGAAGCCGGCAAGTCGCCGATCTGCCCGATCGTGGCGCTGGAGGCCTCCGCGGAGTCCCTCTCCGACGTCGTCGAGTCCGGGGACGTGAAGGCCGAAGAGGTCCTCTTCAGCTGGAAGTGA